From the genome of Methylocystis heyeri:
CCCATCGGCAGAGCGACCGTCAGCGCCGCCGCGCCGCGGGGCATGACCGCTGCGGCGAATATCGTGAGGCAGATGCCGAAACAAAGCCCATAGACGAGTCGCGTGGCGTCGATGCGCCTGCCGGCGAGAGCTGCGGCGAGCCCCCCCGCTCCGAGCAGCGCGGCGACGCTCCACAAGACGATGGTCAAGGGCATTGCCTGGCTCCCCTCGAGCGAATTTTGCAATCAAGCCGGACTTCCCGAACGAGAATTCGCCCGGTCGACGATCTGGCGCTGTTTCTCGATCGCTCGCGCGAGGCTGAGCGAAAAGCGCGTCCGCAGTTCCACGAAGCGCCGTGCAAGGCTTCATTCCTCTCCGCGCGCGGACCGGGCCGCCGAAGCGTTTTTCAACCGGACGCCGCGACCGCCGCCGTGGCTGATCGCCCCCTCGTTGATCAGCTCCAGACCTAAGCTTTCGAGCGCAGCGATCAATTTGGTCAGCGAGTCCACGTTTCCGCGCACGACATCTTCGCTCGTCTCCATCCGCTGGATGGTGGGGAGCGAGAGCCCGGAAAGCTCGGCCAGCTTGCGCTGATCCACGCCGACCAACGCGCGCGCCGCTCGAAGCTGGGCGGCTGTGATCATGTCAGGGACTTCAGTTTCGTGGTCTATACCATTAATAATGACGCTTAATACTTCATTCATCATGGCGCAAGGTAAATTGCGGGCCAAAGGGCGCTCGACCGGCCAAACCTCGATCGCAGGAATCTCAGGCCGAGGCCCTCGCCGGGCTGAGCGCCCACACGACGACGAGGATCGCAACGACGATCACGGCGGGCGCCACGGCGAGCCAGCTACCCATGGCCGCGAGCGCGCCGACGCCGGCCCAGCCGTTCGAGGATATCGCCTCGGCGAAAGTAGCGATGCGCGAGGAGGTCTGGCGCCGGCGGAAATGGCTGCGTTTGGCCTGGGCGCGGAACCAATACTGGATCGCCGTGGCGGAGCCTGCGGCGAGGATCACGCCGGCCATCGAGACCAGCGCCGCGCGAAGCGAGACGGTCGCCAGCATCAGAACCAGAGGAATGAACACCGCGCCGATTCCGACGAGGACCGCCTCGGCCTTGGCCCGCAGCACATGGCTGGCCGCCACGGGAGCGGTGGCGATGAGCTCCGGCGCGTCTTCGCCGGAGACCGCGAGCCAGGCGAGACCGCCGCCCAGCTGTCCGGCCGACATGATCAGGACCGGCGCGAGAAAGGTCGCGACGCCGCTTTCGCTGAAGAAACTGCGCCACAGCAGAAACGCCGCCGGCAACAGATAGAGCAGCTGCATGAGGGTCTGGGACATCAGCCAGGGGTCGCGCAGCAGCAGCGTCCACTCCTTGCGGCGCAGCGCCTGCGCCGGCGACGAACTACCGAAACGCTCCGAGCGACGGTGTTTCTTGCTCACGGCGAAGGAGGCCCCGCCGGCGGCGATCGCAAGCTCGCCGAAGCGCGGCGCGAAAACCGCGATCACGGCGCCGAGCGCGGTCGCGCCGACGCCCAGCAGCAGGGCGAGCGCCGCGGGATCGCCGAAAGCGGCGCGGGCGGGCCACAACAAGGCGCTGTCGGGCTCCAGCGCCAGCCGCTCCAGCACGGCGAAGCGCGGGGCGGCGATCGTGCCGAAGGAGACGATCGCGGCGAATTGAAGCCCGATCGCGAAAGCCGCGCCGATCACGGCTGCGACGATCTGCGAGATCAGCCGGGTGCGCCTCGCCCCGATGGCGACGAACAAGGCCCCGACGATCACGATGGCGACCGCGGCGGCGAGCATGGACAGCGCCGCGGCCACAAGATAGGCGCTCAGCCACCGAGGCCCCGCGAGCCACGCCTGCACATTGATGAAGGGTGCGGCGAAGACCAGCGACATCGAACAGATCGTAGCCGCGATCGCCGCGATGCGAACGGCGAAGAGCCGCGCCGATCGCGCGGGGGACGTCAGGATAAGCTCGAGGTCGCCGCGCGCATAAAAGGCGCGCGTGACCGATTCCATCGCCTGGGAGAGCATCGCGGAAAAGGAGAGCGCCAGCGTCCCGGCGACGAAGACGAGCAGGCCGGCGTCGCTCGCGCCCGGCGCTCGCTCGGAGCGCGACAGCGCCAGATAGGCGACGCCGTGCAGGAAAAGGACGAAAGCGCCAAAGCCCAGAGCCGCGACCCCGACGCGGCGGCGCCTCCCCGCGGTCATCAGCAAGAGCCAATCGCGCCACGCCAGTCGCGCCTCATGCGCGGCGAACCACAGGATGGAGCCGGGAGCGCTCATGCCGCGGCCTGTTCCTGCGCGACGAGAGTGAGGAACGTGTCCTCGAGGCTCGCGTCTCCCGCCCCTGCCCGCAAGCGCAGCTCGTCGAGCCGGCCTTCGGCGATGAGCCTGCCGCTCGCCATGACGCCGATGCGGTCGGCCATGCGTTCGGCGACCTCCAGAATATGGGTGGTCATGATGACGGAGCAGCCTGCGCGCACTTTCTCGCGCAGGACATCCTTGACCACGCGCGATGAGGCGGCGTCGAGGCCCGTGAAGGGCTCGTCGAGGATGATGAGCCTCGGCTCGTGCACGAGAGCGCCGGCGAGCGCCAGTTTCTGGCGCATGCCTTTGGAAAAGGGGCCGCAGCGCTCGTCCGCATGGGGAGCAAGGCCGAGGCAGGAGAGAAGTTCGCGCGCCCGCGTCTCCGCGACGCCCGGATCGACGCCCCACAGGCCTGCGACGAAATCGAGATATTCCATCGGCGTGAACTGGTCGTAGAGCATCGGCTCGTCCGAAACCCAGGCCATGATGCGCTTTGCGCCGATGGGGTCGGCCAACGCGTCGACGCCGAAGATGGAGATGGAACCGCGGTCGGGGGCCTGCAGGCCGGTGACCATGCGCAAGGTGGTGGTCTTGCCGGCGCCGTTGGGCCCCAGCAGCGTGTAGAACTCCCCCCCGAGAACGGTCAGATCGAGACCGTCCACCGCTGGACGCTCGAAAGTTTTGGCCAGCCCGCGGATTTTGAGGGCGAGAGGCGAAGAAATGTCGTTCATGCAGGTGCCCGCTGAAACGCTGAAAAGCCGGAGCGAAGCGGGCGCCGCTTCGCTTAATCGAGCCGCGCCCTGGAGCGATGCGCGGTCGGGATTGACCGAGGTTCAAAAAGCGCCGCGTCCCGTGTATTTTCCGTAAACGAAAAGACATCCGGGCGTGACCGGATTCTCCCGGTAACGCTAATCGTCTTTAACGTTTTTTCCCTCTTCCCCCTGAGCCCTGGTCTCCGGATGGGGTCGGCGGTCCCTTCAGCGCCCATTCGAAGCCGACGCCTATGATCGCCCCGAGCAACGGAGCGAACACATAGATCCAGGTCGCGGAAAAATCCCCGCGGATGATGTCCGGGCCGAGCGAACGCGCGGGATTCATCGAAGCCCCTGTCAGCGCGGCGGCGCACAGCTTGGCGACGGCATTGTATATTCCGATGGCTATTCCCGCGTTCGTGCCGGTGTTGCGCGCGCCCGAAGCTGTGCCGAGAACGGCGTTGACCAGTCCGATCGTCAGCACGGCTTCGACCACGAAAGCCTGCATCGGAGCGACGCCCGGACCGGGAACTGTGGCGCCGAGTTCCCCGAGCGTCCCGAAAGTCAGTTTTATCGTCAGCGCCGCCAGAGCGCCGCCGGCGAGCTGAGCGATCACATAGGCGGGCGTTCTCTTCCAGGGAAAATTGCCCCGCAGCGCAAAGGCGAAAGTAACCGCCGGATTTAGATGCGCGCCGCTGACCGAGCCGAGGAAATAGGTTGCGACCGTGATCACCAGCCCCGAGGCGACTGCCGCGTGAAGGCGCGTCGCCTCGCTCGGGTTCAGGGCGCTGGCGGCGTCGCCGCAGGCGACCGCAAACACCAGCAGATAAGCGCCCCAGAATTCGGCGAAAGCTTTTCGCTACTCGCGCCTCTTTCGCTTCGGCGGGTTTATCGTGACGCATGTCCTGCGCTCGCGTTTGGTTTGCTGAGGACTATTTAATCCTGCGCGCGGAATCGCGAGCGAAGACCGCGGCAAAAGGAGACGAATCTATCCTGCCGCTCGACGAAGAAGCGCTAGTTAATACGGGGAAGCGGAGGGATAGAATGCCGGCTGTCGGAAACAAATCCTGGGCCATAGCGGAAGGCTACATACCCGGCGCGAGCGTCAGCGCCGATCCGGCCCTGGTCTCGCATGAGGCAGCCTGCATTCTCAACGCGGGCGACAGGGACGCGCAGCTTTCGATAACGATCTACTTCGAGAACAGGGAGCCCGCGGGGCCCTATCGCGTGACCGTGGGCGCTCGGCGGACGCTGCATCTTCGTTTCAACGATCTCGTCGATCCCGAAACCATCCCGCGCGATACGCCCTATGCGTCGCTGATTCTGTCCAGCGAGCCGGTCGTCGTCCAGCATACGCGGCTCGATTCGCGCAATCCCAACGTCGCCCTGCTCTCGACCATCGCTTTCTCGTGCGGCTGACGCTAAAGCTCCGCAAGCAGCCATAGAATGACGAGGACCAAAATAATTGCGGCTCCCGCAGCAGCCGCGCGGATGCGCAGCTCCGGCCACATGAATACGCGCGCTGCAGCTTCCGCGTCGAAGGAACCGTGAATGCGATGCAGTTCAGTAATCGGCGCAAACAGATTGTCGCACCTCGTCGGACCGACGGCGACGGCGCGTTCCTGCGCGACATAGGCGTGGCGCGCAAGGAAGCGGTCGAGGAAGGCGGGCGCCGCCATGTCGCCGAGGATCGCGGCGATGGTCGCGCGGCCGAGCCAATATTCCCTGCGGCCCTCCTGCGCCGCCCGGAACACAGCCTCTGCGATGGCTTCGGGTTGATAGACCGGCGCCACGGGACGCGGCTCGCGCCCCATATGGGTGCGCGCCCAATCGAATTGCGGCGTGTTCATCGCGGGCAATTGCACCATCGTCAGCTTTATGCTGCTGCGGTCGCGAAGCAATTCGCAGCGCAGCGAATTGGTGAAGCCGCGAATGGCGTGTTTCGCCCCGCAATAGGCTGATTGCAGCGGTATCGCGCGATAGGCCAGCGCCGATCCGATCTGCAGGATGGTTCCGCTGTTTCGGGGCTTCATGCGGCGCAAGGCCGCCATCGTTCCATGGACATAGCCGAGATAAGTGGCCTCGGTGACGCGGCGAAACTCCTCGGGCGTGATGCGCTCGAAAGGCGAGAACACGGTGAGCATCGCGCAGTTGATCCAGATGTTGATCGGCCCGAGCGCGCGCTCCATTTCGTCAGCCGCCATGAAAACTGCCGCGGCGTCGGCGACGTCGCAGTCCTCGATATGCACGGTGACGCCCGACGAAGCGAATTCGTCTTTGAGCGACGCCAACGCCTGCGCGTCGCGCGCTATGATCCCGACCCGCGCACCGGCCTCAGCGAAGCGATGCGCGAGGGCGCGCCCCAGGCCGGCGGAGCCCCCCGTTATGACCACGGTCGCGTTGATCTGATTGCGCGCGAATGGACCCATGTTCCACCCTCGTTGCGGTTTAAGCCTCGTTGTCGCGAGGCGGCTCGCCCCCCTCGCCGTAAGGCCTTTGCTCTATGCAGCTCCGGTCTCCCGAAAGCGTTTCCCAGCAGGTCTGTCCCTTGCGCCGCCATAGCCGCAGGTCGAATTTCCGCCGCCCCATGGCGAGGCCGAAAAGCTCGAGATCAGGCAGCCACTCGGGCAGATAGGGGTCGATATAGAGCTTGCCCGAGGGAGCGTCGGGCTGAAATCCGACCAGCATCTGCAAAAAGGCGAAAGTCGACCCCGCCGCCCAGGCCTGCGGCACATTGGCTCCGCGATATCTGACCGGAAACTGCATCGGTCCGCGCTCGACGCCGGAATAGAGCTCGGGCATCTGGTGCAGCGAGAAATAGGCCCCGGCGCCGGTCACCGCATGGGCGATGCGCGCGGCTTCTCCGGCGTAGCCGTAACGCCTGAAACCCATTGCGATGACGCCGTTGTCGTGAGGCCAGACCGAGCCTCTCTGGTAGGAATGCGGATTATAGGCGGGATTGTTCGACGACAGGGTGCGCACGCCCCAGCCGCTCCACATGTCGGGCTGCATCAACCGCTGCACGACGCGGCCCGCGCGTTCGGGAGGAACGATCCCCGACCACAGGCA
Proteins encoded in this window:
- a CDS encoding SDR family oxidoreductase, which gives rise to MGPFARNQINATVVITGGSAGLGRALAHRFAEAGARVGIIARDAQALASLKDEFASSGVTVHIEDCDVADAAAVFMAADEMERALGPINIWINCAMLTVFSPFERITPEEFRRVTEATYLGYVHGTMAALRRMKPRNSGTILQIGSALAYRAIPLQSAYCGAKHAIRGFTNSLRCELLRDRSSIKLTMVQLPAMNTPQFDWARTHMGREPRPVAPVYQPEAIAEAVFRAAQEGRREYWLGRATIAAILGDMAAPAFLDRFLARHAYVAQERAVAVGPTRCDNLFAPITELHRIHGSFDAEAAARVFMWPELRIRAAAAGAAIILVLVILWLLAEL
- a CDS encoding helix-turn-helix domain-containing protein, whose amino-acid sequence is MITAAQLRAARALVGVDQRKLAELSGLSLPTIQRMETSEDVVRGNVDSLTKLIAALESLGLELINEGAISHGGGRGVRLKNASAARSARGEE
- a CDS encoding sensory rhodopsin transducer; the encoded protein is MPAVGNKSWAIAEGYIPGASVSADPALVSHEAACILNAGDRDAQLSITIYFENREPAGPYRVTVGARRTLHLRFNDLVDPETIPRDTPYASLILSSEPVVVQHTRLDSRNPNVALLSTIAFSCG
- a CDS encoding ABC transporter ATP-binding protein encodes the protein MNDISSPLALKIRGLAKTFERPAVDGLDLTVLGGEFYTLLGPNGAGKTTTLRMVTGLQAPDRGSISIFGVDALADPIGAKRIMAWVSDEPMLYDQFTPMEYLDFVAGLWGVDPGVAETRARELLSCLGLAPHADERCGPFSKGMRQKLALAGALVHEPRLIILDEPFTGLDAASSRVVKDVLREKVRAGCSVIMTTHILEVAERMADRIGVMASGRLIAEGRLDELRLRAGAGDASLEDTFLTLVAQEQAAA
- a CDS encoding permease gives rise to the protein MSAPGSILWFAAHEARLAWRDWLLLMTAGRRRRVGVAALGFGAFVLFLHGVAYLALSRSERAPGASDAGLLVFVAGTLALSFSAMLSQAMESVTRAFYARGDLELILTSPARSARLFAVRIAAIAATICSMSLVFAAPFINVQAWLAGPRWLSAYLVAAALSMLAAAVAIVIVGALFVAIGARRTRLISQIVAAVIGAAFAIGLQFAAIVSFGTIAAPRFAVLERLALEPDSALLWPARAAFGDPAALALLLGVGATALGAVIAVFAPRFGELAIAAGGASFAVSKKHRRSERFGSSSPAQALRRKEWTLLLRDPWLMSQTLMQLLYLLPAAFLLWRSFFSESGVATFLAPVLIMSAGQLGGGLAWLAVSGEDAPELIATAPVAASHVLRAKAEAVLVGIGAVFIPLVLMLATVSLRAALVSMAGVILAAGSATAIQYWFRAQAKRSHFRRRQTSSRIATFAEAISSNGWAGVGALAAMGSWLAVAPAVIVVAILVVVWALSPARASA